A window of the Dermacentor variabilis isolate Ectoservices unplaced genomic scaffold, ASM5094787v1 scaffold_12, whole genome shotgun sequence genome harbors these coding sequences:
- the LOC142566395 gene encoding endoplasmic reticulum-Golgi intermediate compartment protein 1: MVFDVRRFDIYRKIPKDLTQPTVTGAVISILSCFFISILFLSEFISYMSPELVSELYVDNPSSADKIPVSINITLLKLDCNVVGLDIQDDMGRHEVGFVENTEKTPVGSGCRFEGKFFIHKVPGNFHVSTHAAAKQPDKIDMTHIIHDLTFGVKMTDEVRGSFNSLDEMDKSGANGIESHDYVMKIVPTVYEKSKGERIESYQYTYAYKSYVSISHSGRIMPAIWFRYDLTPITVKYTRRGMPLYSFLTSVCAIVGGTFTVAGIVDSLVFTASEVFRKFEMGKLS, from the exons ATGGTATTCGATGTCAGAAG GTTTGATATCTACCGCAAGATTCCAAAAGACCTCACCCAGCCCACGGTAACTGGCGCCGTGATATCCATCTTGAGTTGCTTCTTCATCTCCATCCTCTTCCTGTCCGAGTTCATCTCGTACATGTCACCTGAATT GGTCAGTGAGCTCTATGTTGACAACCCAAGCAGCGCGGATAAGATCCCAGTTTCGATCAACATCACACTCCTCAAGCTTGACTGCAATG tggtgggcctcgACATTCAGGATGACATGGGCCGTCACGAAGTTGGTTTTGTGGAAAACACGGAGAAGACACCTGTAGGTTCTGGCTGTCGCTTTGAGGGAAAGTTCTTCATACACAAG GTGCCAGGGAACTTTCACGTTTCTACTCATGCAGCTGCAAAGCAGCCAGACAAGATTGATATGACTCACATCATCCATGACCTTACATTTGGGGTCAAAATG ACTGATGAGGTGCGCGGCAGCTTCAACTCCTTGGACGAAATGGACAAGTCTGGAGCCAACG GTATCGAATCGCACGACTACGTCATGAAGATTGTTCCTACAGTGTACGAAAAGTCTAAAGGCGAGCGGATAGAGTCCTACCAGTACACATATGCCTACAAG AGCTACGTGTCCATCTCGCACTCGGGACGCATCATGCCTGCCATCTGGTTTCGCTACGATCTCACCCCCATCACGGTCAAGTACACTCGTCGAGGCATGCCCCTGTACAGCTTTCTTACTTCG GTCTGTGCCATTGTTGGCGGGACGTTCACCGTGGCAGGCATTGTGGATTCCCTGGTCTTCACAGCATCTGAAGTGTTCAGGAAGTTTGAAATGGGCAAGCTCAGCTAG